The DNA window GTAGCAAAACTTTGTCTTAAAcgaacaaatgaaacaaaacaaaatctcaacCTAAGAGTTGGGCGTGGGGGCATAGACCTGAAATCCCCATACTGGAGGCTCAAGCAGGAGATGGTACGTTTGAGCCCAGCCTAGCACCATAGTGAGCTCTAGACAATCGAGGGCTGTATAGCAAAGTCCTATTTCACAAAGTGCTGGGGAGATGCCTCAGCAGCTAAGTGCatgtgctgctcctgcagaggcccGAGATAGGCTCCCTGTACCAACGACAGATAGTTCATTACTGCCTGTAACTCccgctccaggggatctgatgccctcatttGGCCTCGTTAGGCCCCTGCACTCATGcggcataaacacacacaaacacacatgcacacaataagtaaaaattaaaaaaaaagctgaaaatggGTAACAATACTCGAGCGCGGTCAGTGCATTATGAATGTGCTGCAGTTCCAAACACTGGGACTGTCTTACCAGGTGGGCAAAACCGGGGGCCTTGATCTTACAGCGGTAAGGGCGGCTGCTGCCATCGGACACCAAGTACACCCCAAACTCTCCCTGTCAATGAAGAGAGTTGGAGACCCCATTAGCAAGAGAAGCGCTCTCTGCTACCAGAGCCTCTGGCTTACCTTTACGCCGCCTATCACCAGTGCCGTAGTGAGGGAGTGCTTCACTCACTGTGGACCTCCATCCACCCATTCCACGcacttctcctcccctcccctccctcacctTAGGAGCTTCAATCGCAGTATACGTGGCTCCTGGAGGAACTTGGTAGCCCTCAGTATACAGCTTAAAGTGATGAATTAGTGACTCCATGGAAGTCTAGGGGAGGAAAAAGGTGCATCAAGAAATAGTATCCAGCCAGAACACAAGATCCTTGGGTTTTCTCCTCAGAGACAGCAATCTCTACCCTCAGGGAGACTACCAACCCATGCGTAAATCAGGAAGCAGTGAAGATGGGCTAGAGGATGACTGCTGCAAGAGCTTCAGAGTCTTAAAAGGTAAAAGCGAAAGGTAGGATTTACTCCAGGGACATTTCTCCACGGCTACTTTCCAGCaccccacctttcttccctctccctgcaGCCAACCTTCATCTCTGCTCGTTTAGGTGGAGACACTTTGGCATCGTCAACCTTGATCTCCCCCGGAGGCATCTTGTTCAGACACTGCTCGATGATTCGAAGGGACTGGCGCATCTCCTCCACACGACACAGATACCTGAAATAGATGAGACAGACTCAGAGCAAGAGAGAGCGCACGGAGGAGCAAGCAGGAGTCTGGCTGGAAGGCCTGTGGGAGACCTCAGTTTCTCCTGAAACAGTCTCTCGGCTTGGCTTGGCAGCAGTACTTCGACTCTATTGTTAAGTCCTTctccaaatctttttttttttttttcttttccagaaggTGGCCTGACGTTTTTCCTCCCTTACCCTCTCACACAGTTTGGACTGAGTAGTAAGGGAGTACAACAGAAAGATAAAGAGAGCAACAGTAGCAAATCTTATTCTGGGGTCAGTAATCAGGAAGAACACTGGGTCAGGAGGATTCCAAACTAAATCACTAACAGGCTAATCCCTAATGTTTCCACTTTCTCAGCAACAAATGCAGCCCAAACTAGTTCTAGACAATGATGGGATACAGGTAAAAAAATAGCGCTATTGTTTGGTATGTGTGGTGGTGCAGAGAATACTGGGCATTCCGAGTGCTAAGCAAACACTCTATCAAGCTTAACATATTACACAGGCTCCTACAGATACTAGGAAACGgagccaaaaccaaaccaaaaccaaaacaccagCAAAGAGAAGTCAGGCAAGAACAAAGAAGCGAGCAAGGACCTGGCTCTTACCTGTCGTAGCAGTCCCCTCGAGAGCCAACTGGAACATCAAACTCCACCTGGTCATACACGTCATAGGGCTGGGTCTTCCGCAGGTCCCACTGGATGCCTGAGCCCCGAAGCATCACGCCACTGTGGGTACCACGGGCATCAGCCACCCTCCACAGAGCAGGACGGGGCACACGCTTCCCAtctcctgcctccctccatcTGGTCATGGAACACAGACTCCAGGCGTGGAGAGCAGAGTGCCAAACGTGCTTGAGGCCGAGACACTGGGCTGTAACTCCCTATGGCCTCACCTACCCCTAAGGAAAGAAGTTGCATTCTCCTACCTGAATCCATAGTTAAGTGCATCTTCTGCTGACACAACCCCAATGTTGATTGTCCTATTTCGCCAGATCCTATTGTTGGTCAGCATCTATGGAGGGAGAAATCCAGCCAGCCAACACTCTTCATGACAATCTCCAAGAGCCTCTGTACTTACAAGCCTCTGGGTTCTAAGACCCCACGAGCCCTCCTGGGAGACAAAGGTGTGTTTTCCCATTGATTTCTATCTTACCTCCTCCACCTCATCAATCCGCGCTGAGAAGTTCTTGGAAAATTCATAAATGTCATCCAGGAGGCCGAGAGGTAGATCCTGGAAGCCGATGGTGACTCTTGTTACAGTTCCCCTTCCCAAAGGGATGTAGAGTTCCATCAGCCCACACTGCCCTCCAGTGGTCACACAGGAAAGGGCAGGAAGTGTGGAGGCAGGGGAGCTGCTTACCTGGTGCACTCCTCCCGGCCGGACGTAAGCAGCATGCATTCGGGCTCCAGACACCCGCTCATAAAACTCAAACATCTAGACAGAACACTGGGAATCAGAAACACAGTCCAGGGACCTCCAGATCCAACCACACGGTAGCCCACTGCCCTACCTCTAACTTCCTGTGGCTAGCCAGACGCCTCATGATATGATTCCTACAAATACAATCCAACGAAATATACTTCTCCCCATAAATGTTTTCACCTGCCGCCTTCCTGCTCTCTCTACGGCTGGTACTTCCTTCCCTATTCCTATCCACGACTCCCTCTTAtaccttctctctttcctcaaaCATCCAGAAAAAAGGAGTCATGGCACCAATGTCCAGGGCATGTGTAGTCACAGCCAAGATATGGTTCAAAAGCCGTGTGATCTCTCCAAACAGCACTGTTGAGAGGGAAAGACAAGAAGTGATGGAAGGCgccggaaagatggctcagtggataaaagcgcTTGCTAACAAGTCTGGAACCCACATATAGGAGGGAATGGACTCcccaaaagttgccctctgaccttacCACCCATGCCTTGACACATGCTGTTTCATATGTACGCAAATATGCTATAAGcaaaaaaatatttatctatatattgtgtgcatgtgttttgctttttatgaaagaaggatgTAGGGGCCGAAGACTCATCCTATAGATCAGTCTGGGTGGAATCTGGAATCTAAGTATCAAGGTTGAGTTCAATACACTTAAGATGCTGCGTGCTCACAGCGCGCAGCAGATAGGAGCATACCTCGGATCCACTGTGCCCGGGGAGGAGGCTGGATGTTCAGCAACTTCTCCACAGCCAGAGAATAGGCCTGTTCGTTACACATCATGGACACATAGTCTAACCGGTCAAAGTATGGAAGGGCCTGGGGAAAGCGAGGAACCAAGGTCACATCTAACAAACGCAGGAGTCTACACTGTCTGCTGCTGGAAACCTTCCTCTTGTCAGACCCTGGAAGTCAGTACGCACCTCCAGAGTCTCAGGAGCCCGAATGAAGCAGAATGAAATCTCCCAAAAAATCAGTAAcgtgtatatgtgtataacaTATATAAAAGTAGCATAAAATGCTTAAAACTTGGCTCTCCAAAATGAGGGGAGATTTACCGTTACTTTGATTTATTATGTTTGACAGTTTCCATGGTGAAAATACTCCTGCTATGGTCAATTTTAAGCTATCAAAATGTAACTGAATGCACCCTTGGAACACACTGCATAACACACAGTAGCCCCACCATACACATCaagtatctctgagtttgatgtcagcctggtctacagagtgaattcccaGATAATCAGAGCTACAgagtaaaaccttgtctcaaacaaaacaaaacaaaacaaacccaaaacaaataaacacacagagaaggagaaaaaagaagtgTATAATCTAATTTCTAATAATAACTTCAGCAATTAAGTCATAAACTTTACTAAACATTTAATTCTCAGGCTCTTACAAGCCAGTACAAGTTGACGTAAGCACCATAACTTTCTCACAGAGTACATAGGACGTCTACGCCTTTCCCTCTTAGCCCCTTAGAACTAAGATTTTGAAGGAGCGGAGTAACCAGTTTTACCATAGCTTTCCCTCAGAATGCCAAAAAAAAGGCCAAATCCCAGCTGCTACTAAGTCATTCCTGTTTCTAGGAAGAAGGCGGAGCTAAAATGCTTCTCACTGGGACAACCTGTTCTGGTTCCTGATGTCATCTGTGACGCAGAATGAGGCGACAGCAGGAAAGCTGGGACCAGAAGCCACCACTGCTTAGGCTCCCTGGAGGAAGCACACAGTCATAGGGCTGGGTCTAAGCCCTTATTCCAAATGGCCTTTCTTCAAACCAAACAGCCTTTGGAATCCTATTCCAACTCCTTCAAACCTGACCTTCAACTATTTAGGTCACACAGTTCTTCTAAAGACGGCAAACTGTGTCACAAACCTCCTCCGGTCAGTCTGACTCACTG is part of the Meriones unguiculatus strain TT.TT164.6M chromosome 11, Bangor_MerUng_6.1, whole genome shotgun sequence genome and encodes:
- the Ndufs2 gene encoding NADH dehydrogenase [ubiquinone] iron-sulfur protein 2, mitochondrial isoform X2 is translated as MAALRALCGLRGLGAQVLRPGSGILLPSQPSRGARQWQPDVEFAEQYAGPVMYPSKETAHWKPPPWNDVDILKEKTVTNVTLNFGPQHPAAHGVLRLVMELSGEMVRKCDPHIGLLHRATEKLIEYKTYLQALPYFDRLDYVSMMCNEQAYSLAVEKLLNIQPPPRAQWIRVLFGEITRLLNHILAVTTHALDIGAMTPFFWMFEEREKMFEFYERVSGARMHAAYVRPGGVHQDLPLGLLDDIYEFSKNFSARIDEVEEMLTNNRIWRNRTINIGVVSAEDALNYGFSGVMLRGSGIQWDLRKTQPYDVYDQVEFDVPVGSRGDCYDRYLCRVEEMRQSLRIIEQCLNKMPPGEIKVDDAKVSPPKRAEMKTSMESLIHHFKLYTEGYQVPPGATYTAIEAPKGEFGVYLVSDGSSRPYRCKIKAPGFAHLAGLDKMSKGHMLADVVAIIGTQDIVFGEVDR
- the Ndufs2 gene encoding NADH dehydrogenase [ubiquinone] iron-sulfur protein 2, mitochondrial isoform X3, translating into MYPSKETAHWKPPPWNDVDILKEKTVTNVTLNFGPQHPAAHGVLRLVMELSGEMVRKCDPHIGLLHRATEKLIEYKTYLQALPYFDRLDYVSMMCNEQAYSLAVEKLLNIQPPPRAQWIRVLFGEITRLLNHILAVTTHALDIGAMTPFFWMFEEREKMFEFYERVSGARMHAAYVRPGGVHQDLPLGLLDDIYEFSKNFSARIDEVEEMLTNNRIWRNRTINIGVVSAEDALNYGFSGVMLRGSGIQWDLRKTQPYDVYDQVEFDVPVGSRGDCYDRYLCRVEEMRQSLRIIEQCLNKMPPGEIKVDDAKVSPPKRAEMKTSMESLIHHFKLYTEGYQVPPGATYTAIEAPKGEFGVYLVSDGSSRPYRCKIKAPGFAHLVRQSQCLELQHIHNALTALELVWTRCLRDTCWQMSWPS
- the Ndufs2 gene encoding NADH dehydrogenase [ubiquinone] iron-sulfur protein 2, mitochondrial isoform X1: MAALRALCGLRGLGAQVLRPGSGILLPSQPSRGARQWQPDVEFAEQYAGPVMYPSKETAHWKPPPWNDVDILKEKTVTNVTLNFGPQHPAAHGVLRLVMELSGEMVRKCDPHIGLLHRATEKLIEYKTYLQALPYFDRLDYVSMMCNEQAYSLAVEKLLNIQPPPRAQWIRVLFGEITRLLNHILAVTTHALDIGAMTPFFWMFEEREKMFEFYERVSGARMHAAYVRPGGVHQDLPLGLLDDIYEFSKNFSARIDEVEEMLTNNRIWRNRTINIGVVSAEDALNYGFSGVMLRGSGIQWDLRKTQPYDVYDQVEFDVPVGSRGDCYDRYLCRVEEMRQSLRIIEQCLNKMPPGEIKVDDAKVSPPKRAEMKTSMESLIHHFKLYTEGYQVPPGATYTAIEAPKGEFGVYLVSDGSSRPYRCKIKAPGFAHLVRQSQCLELQHIHNALTALELVWTRCLRDTCWQMSWPS